In Amia ocellicauda isolate fAmiCal2 chromosome 7, fAmiCal2.hap1, whole genome shotgun sequence, one genomic interval encodes:
- the akap8l gene encoding A-kinase anchor protein 8-like isoform X1: MDNRGYNTGYSSWSGGGSSSRGSGGYDSYGFGYGKDSDSGFGGYGGAPLPKRGLSGGSSSSLSTTGTSADAVIAKINQRLDMLTQLEGAGGMKGVGRSDRFDQYESFDSRPTALNDRDLYRSGYGYSDGGPDLMPAHRGGSAYGGPGSYDGSGFGSGKSHSSRQPRDAYGQSWPGRRSPRGPGGGRGFGRWHDPPMGGRGAGGGPPSSGGGGGGKLPSLLSHHMYPEGGPFHPPGAQEYAHPGKRYGAAVGTWAGRQRVRKRTPNRVKMQKDGKKKRKQSLSAADEPDSKMGKTETGAESANEAEEPSVENEEVKTKDESEGAAEGEDALTMQEEIKQMKRKLQGRPPAPDKPKPKTKKRSSRFLERVMFACSVCKFRSFYNDEMTAHLDSRFHKEHFKYLASKLSKPTTDFLQEYLSNKYKKTEMRRSHMENISAAICQVYKEQDLTRDLGMEHFMKKVEAAHCAACDLFIPMQPNLLQKHLKSPDHNFNRRGMMEQSKRASLSVARSILNHKVIGKKLESYLKGENPFTGNPDDPDPDESMAMDVTEGEMLNESQGEGGVEGEGEEEEEEEAAEGEGSGGVQPESQAENEGESKEEEEEEEEGAGELGLDEEGEMEGIPGEEVLEEEEEAEGEMGGKDEGVEEGAEEGGQVGEGEEEEEEGAGGKTQPGKAE, from the exons ATGGACAACCGCGGCTACAACACAG GGTACTCCAGTTGGAGCGGGGGTGGCTCTTCCAGCAGGG GCTCGGGCGGCTATGACTCGTATGGGTTCGGCTACGGGAAGGACTCGGACTCGGGTTTCGGCGGGTACGGTGGCGCCCCCCTGCCGAAGCGCGGCCTGTCGGGCGGATCGTCGTCCTCTTTGTCCACCACGGGCACGAGTGCCGACGCGGTCATCGCCAAGATCAACCAGCGCCTGGACATGCTGACCCAGCTGGAGGGCGCGGGGGGCATGAAGGGAGTGGGCCGCAGCGATAG GTTTGACCAATACGAGTCCTTCGACTCTCGGCCCACCGCACTAAACGACCGTGATCTCTACAGATCCGGCTACGGTTACAGTGACGGAGGACCGGACCTAATGCCGGCGCACCGGGGCGGCAGCGCGTACGGTGGACCGGGGAGCTATGACGGCTCCGGGTTTGGATCCGGCAAATCCCACAGCTCGCGGCAGCCGCGGGACGCCTACGGCCAGAGCTGGCCAGGGAGACGCTCCCCTAGGGGCCCGGGGGGCGGCCGAGGTTTTGGGCGCTGGCACGACCCCCCTATGGGcggccggggggccggggggggcCCTCCCTCCtcgggcggcggcggcggcggcaaaCTCCCGTCTCTCCTCTCCCACCACATGTACCCCGAGGGGGGCCCGTTCCACCCCCCCGGAGCGCAGGAGTACGCTCACCCGGGCAAGAGATACGGAGCGGCTGTGGGCACGTGGGCCGGGCGCCAGAGAGTGCGCAAGAGAACGCCCAACCGA GTGAAGATGCAGAAGGATGGGAAGAAGAAGAGAAAGCAGTCCCTGAGCGCCGCTGACGAGCCCGACAGCAAGATGGGCAAGACTGAGACTGGAGCGGAGTCGGCCAACG AAGCAGAGGAGCCCAGCGTGGAGAACGAGGAAGTGAAGACCAAAGAT GAGTCTGAAGGAGCTGCGGAAGGGGAGGATG cgcTGACCATGCAGGAGGAGATCAAGCAGATGAAGAGGAAGCTGCAGGGCCGGCCGCCCGCTCCGGACAAGCCCAAGCCCAAGACCAAGAAGAGGAGCAGCCGCTTCCTGGAGAG GGTGATGTTCGCCTGCTCCGTCTGCAAGTTCCGCTCCTTCTACAACGACGAGATGACCGCCCACCTGGACAGCCGCTTCCACAAGGAGCACTTCAAATACCTGGCCAGCAAGCTGTCCAAGCCCACCACGGACTTCCTGCAG GAATATCTGTCCAACAAGTACAAGAAGACAGAGATGCGCAGGAGCCACATGGAGAACATCAGCGCGGCCATCTGCCAGGTGTACAAGGAGCAGGACCTGACGCGCG ACCTGGGCATGGAGCACTTCATGAAGAAGGTGGAGGCGGCCCACTGCGCGGCCTGCGACCTCTTCATCCCCATGCAGCCCAACCTGCTGCAGAAGCACCTCAAGTCCCCCGACCACAACTTCAACCGCAGG GGCATGATGGAGCAGTCCAAACGGGCCAGCCTGTCGGTGGCGCGCAGCATCCTCAACCACAAGGTCATCGGCAAGAAGCTGGAGAGCTACCTGAAG GGAGAAAACCCGTTCACCGGCAACCCCGATGACCCGGACCCGGACGAGTCCATGGCGATGGACGTGACGGAGGGAGAGATGCTGAACGAGAGCcagggggagggaggggtggagggagagggggaggaggaggaggaggaggaggcagcggAGGGGGAGGGCAGTGGCGGGGTGCAGCCAGAGTCGCAGGCTGAGAACGAGGGCGAGAgtaaggaggaggaggaggaggaagaggagggagcAGGGGAGCTGGGGCTGGATGAGGAGGGGGAGATGGAGGGGATCCCTGGAGAGGAGgtgctggaggaggaggaggaggctgagggggagATGGGAGGAAAGGATGAGGGTGTGGAGGAGGGGGCAGAGGAGGGAGGGCAggtaggagagggagaggaggaggaggaggagggggcgggggggaaaACGCAGCCGGGAAAAGCCGAATGA
- the LOC136752463 gene encoding uncharacterized protein LOC136752463 produces MDESEEGSIEAVEWQTLLEGCSTEGNYVHGHVASEDRVRSVLELHRRVTTTAFCVRDSSSLQFNPAKVGKETVRFTGRSIFFSKSSSPCIAGDGVPFIFGGKKILECQFGPGRDHGKRHKTGDVTQQGGGWDHDYAPPSETTGKGKPGIQTRDTRKKGCEAKISIKQVCRFPDYAVSCVKNVKREQGKVKERLLQDLTDGKELTVQSRYYVELPLSEAHTKHTPGGLSGVARTVHPQIAEWIDQLVSEGMTDSREMQATLRLYVKTRMTDTAAPSDLDRAYYPRLKDIKNHIYLAKVRQRVPQLDREDLRGKLPEWKWETVDGGGHIPPPGDEHNPSPGTPEQDEDDGDPEQDDIDADAIPRQESPSLPETDIDRSRRKALEELEVLRAMTFGCTDGPVLIALTDGMKAMQNTFKNVLDASDEGLALPPVTAAQDHSRKCKRKPPETDTTPLPLAKSPARDRSDDAYRDRCGVKKSGTKNSKHSIRRRPVTEKVVK; encoded by the exons ATGGATGAATCTGAGGAGGGCAGCATCGAGGCCGTTGAATGGCAGACACTGCTGGAAGGATGCAGCACGGAGGGGAATTATGTTCATGGCCACGTCGCCAGTGAGGACCGCGTGCGCAGTGTACTCGAGCTGCATAGACGCGTGACTACGACAGCCTTCTGCGTGCGGGACTCCTCCTCTCTCCAGTTCAATCCAGCCAAGGTCGGCAAAGAGACGGTCAGGTTTACCGGCCGTTCCATCTTCTTCTCCAAGTCCAGCAGTCCGTGCATCGCGGGAGATGGTGTCCCTTTCATCTTCGGCGGGAAGAAGATCCTCGAGTGCCAGTTTGGCCCTGGCCGAGATCACGGCAAAAGGCATAAGACGGGAGACGTCACGCAACAGGGAGGTGGCTGGGATCACGACTATGCACCACCTTCCGAAACGACAGGAAAAGGCAAACCGGGAATCCAGACTCGGGACACCAGGAAGAAAGGATGTGAAGCGAAGATAAGCATCAAGCAAGTGTGCAGGTTCCCCGATTATGCCGTGTCCTGTGTGAAGAATGTGAAGAGGGAACAAGGCAAGGTCAAGGAGAGACTACTGCAAGACCTCACCGACGGAAAGGAGCTGACTGTGCAGAGCAGATATTACGTAGAACTCCCTCTGAGTGAAGCACATACCAAGCACACCCCGGGAGGCCTCTCTGGCGTGGCTCGGACAGTACACCCACAGATCGCAGAGTGGATTGACCAGCTCGTGAGCGAAGGGATGACAGACAGCAGGGAGATGCAGGCCACCCTCCGACTCTATGTCAAGACCAGGATGACGGACACCGCTGCCCCTAGTGACCTTGACCGGGCCTACTACCCAAGGCTCAAGGACATCAAGAACCACATCTACCTGGCGAAAGTTCGGCAGAGAGTCCCCCAGCTGGACCGAGAGGACCTCCGTGGAAAGCTACCAGAATGGAAATGGGAGACCGTCGATGGTGGCGGCCACATCCCTCCTCCTGGTGATGAACACAACCCTTCCCCTGGTACGCCAGAGCAGGATGAGGATGATGGGGATCCCGAGCAGGATGACATTGATGCAGACGCTATACCAAGACAAGAG AGCCCAAGTCTTCCTGAGACGGACATCGACAGGAGCAGGAGGAAGGCGCTGGAGGAGCTGGAAGTGCTGAGGGCTATGACGTTCGGCTGTACGGACGGGCCAGTTCTGATTGCACTTACGGATGGAATGAAGGCAATGCAGAATACCTTCAAGAACGTCCTAGATGCATCTGATGAAGGACTGGCACTGCCCCCAGTCACAGCGGCCCAAGACCATTCCCGCAAGTGTAAACGGAAACCACCAGAAACTGACACAACACCTCTCCCGCTGGCAAAATCACCTGCGAGAGACAGGAGCGATGACGCGTACAGGGACAGGTGTGGTGTGAAGAAGTCTGGCACCAAGAATTCGAAACACTCCATTAGAAGACGACCAGTGACAGAGAAGGTTGTGAAGTGA
- the akap8l gene encoding A-kinase anchor protein 8-like isoform X2 yields MDNRGYNTGYSSWSGGGSSSRGSGGYDSYGFGYGKDSDSGFGGYGGAPLPKRGLSGGSSSSLSTTGTSADAVIAKINQRLDMLTQLEGAGGMKGVGRSDRSGYGYSDGGPDLMPAHRGGSAYGGPGSYDGSGFGSGKSHSSRQPRDAYGQSWPGRRSPRGPGGGRGFGRWHDPPMGGRGAGGGPPSSGGGGGGKLPSLLSHHMYPEGGPFHPPGAQEYAHPGKRYGAAVGTWAGRQRVRKRTPNRVKMQKDGKKKRKQSLSAADEPDSKMGKTETGAESANEAEEPSVENEEVKTKDESEGAAEGEDALTMQEEIKQMKRKLQGRPPAPDKPKPKTKKRSSRFLERVMFACSVCKFRSFYNDEMTAHLDSRFHKEHFKYLASKLSKPTTDFLQEYLSNKYKKTEMRRSHMENISAAICQVYKEQDLTRDLGMEHFMKKVEAAHCAACDLFIPMQPNLLQKHLKSPDHNFNRRGMMEQSKRASLSVARSILNHKVIGKKLESYLKGENPFTGNPDDPDPDESMAMDVTEGEMLNESQGEGGVEGEGEEEEEEEAAEGEGSGGVQPESQAENEGESKEEEEEEEEGAGELGLDEEGEMEGIPGEEVLEEEEEAEGEMGGKDEGVEEGAEEGGQVGEGEEEEEEGAGGKTQPGKAE; encoded by the exons ATGGACAACCGCGGCTACAACACAG GGTACTCCAGTTGGAGCGGGGGTGGCTCTTCCAGCAGGG GCTCGGGCGGCTATGACTCGTATGGGTTCGGCTACGGGAAGGACTCGGACTCGGGTTTCGGCGGGTACGGTGGCGCCCCCCTGCCGAAGCGCGGCCTGTCGGGCGGATCGTCGTCCTCTTTGTCCACCACGGGCACGAGTGCCGACGCGGTCATCGCCAAGATCAACCAGCGCCTGGACATGCTGACCCAGCTGGAGGGCGCGGGGGGCATGAAGGGAGTGGGCCGCAGCGATAG ATCCGGCTACGGTTACAGTGACGGAGGACCGGACCTAATGCCGGCGCACCGGGGCGGCAGCGCGTACGGTGGACCGGGGAGCTATGACGGCTCCGGGTTTGGATCCGGCAAATCCCACAGCTCGCGGCAGCCGCGGGACGCCTACGGCCAGAGCTGGCCAGGGAGACGCTCCCCTAGGGGCCCGGGGGGCGGCCGAGGTTTTGGGCGCTGGCACGACCCCCCTATGGGcggccggggggccggggggggcCCTCCCTCCtcgggcggcggcggcggcggcaaaCTCCCGTCTCTCCTCTCCCACCACATGTACCCCGAGGGGGGCCCGTTCCACCCCCCCGGAGCGCAGGAGTACGCTCACCCGGGCAAGAGATACGGAGCGGCTGTGGGCACGTGGGCCGGGCGCCAGAGAGTGCGCAAGAGAACGCCCAACCGA GTGAAGATGCAGAAGGATGGGAAGAAGAAGAGAAAGCAGTCCCTGAGCGCCGCTGACGAGCCCGACAGCAAGATGGGCAAGACTGAGACTGGAGCGGAGTCGGCCAACG AAGCAGAGGAGCCCAGCGTGGAGAACGAGGAAGTGAAGACCAAAGAT GAGTCTGAAGGAGCTGCGGAAGGGGAGGATG cgcTGACCATGCAGGAGGAGATCAAGCAGATGAAGAGGAAGCTGCAGGGCCGGCCGCCCGCTCCGGACAAGCCCAAGCCCAAGACCAAGAAGAGGAGCAGCCGCTTCCTGGAGAG GGTGATGTTCGCCTGCTCCGTCTGCAAGTTCCGCTCCTTCTACAACGACGAGATGACCGCCCACCTGGACAGCCGCTTCCACAAGGAGCACTTCAAATACCTGGCCAGCAAGCTGTCCAAGCCCACCACGGACTTCCTGCAG GAATATCTGTCCAACAAGTACAAGAAGACAGAGATGCGCAGGAGCCACATGGAGAACATCAGCGCGGCCATCTGCCAGGTGTACAAGGAGCAGGACCTGACGCGCG ACCTGGGCATGGAGCACTTCATGAAGAAGGTGGAGGCGGCCCACTGCGCGGCCTGCGACCTCTTCATCCCCATGCAGCCCAACCTGCTGCAGAAGCACCTCAAGTCCCCCGACCACAACTTCAACCGCAGG GGCATGATGGAGCAGTCCAAACGGGCCAGCCTGTCGGTGGCGCGCAGCATCCTCAACCACAAGGTCATCGGCAAGAAGCTGGAGAGCTACCTGAAG GGAGAAAACCCGTTCACCGGCAACCCCGATGACCCGGACCCGGACGAGTCCATGGCGATGGACGTGACGGAGGGAGAGATGCTGAACGAGAGCcagggggagggaggggtggagggagagggggaggaggaggaggaggaggaggcagcggAGGGGGAGGGCAGTGGCGGGGTGCAGCCAGAGTCGCAGGCTGAGAACGAGGGCGAGAgtaaggaggaggaggaggaggaagaggagggagcAGGGGAGCTGGGGCTGGATGAGGAGGGGGAGATGGAGGGGATCCCTGGAGAGGAGgtgctggaggaggaggaggaggctgagggggagATGGGAGGAAAGGATGAGGGTGTGGAGGAGGGGGCAGAGGAGGGAGGGCAggtaggagagggagaggaggaggaggaggagggggcgggggggaaaACGCAGCCGGGAAAAGCCGAATGA